The Halobellus sp. MBLA0158 genome has a window encoding:
- the glpB gene encoding glycerol-3-phosphate dehydrogenase subunit GlpB, giving the protein MAIDSEVLVIGGGLAGITSALSAARAGADVRLVSYKQSTLRHASGLVDLLGYAPDGEGPLVDPYAAIPDLPESHPYRTVGVDGVREAMALFDDVAGDYRGGHTDANALVPTHGGTVKPTARYPASAAAGLASDDRDVLLVGFESLSDFDAPHVAAHLRAAGVPFDVRGVTVRFPGDLNADAKVTRYAKLLDTDGSVTVRGRERPARDALAERVNTELEGEARVGFPAVLGDDAARDVRESLADRLGADVFEVPMGPPSLPGLRLEDALFDALDAAGARFETGNPVVGYDADGDSVASVSVEKNGAEIPYAADEYVLATGGLVGKGVESERDRVYEPIFDCHVSHPEDRYEWSDFDAFGDHAFARFGVRTDGDLRPLDGDGAPEFENLAAAGAVLGGHDFAAEKSGSGVSIATGHAAGRNAARRARSR; this is encoded by the coding sequence GTGGCTATTGACTCCGAGGTCCTTGTGATCGGCGGGGGCCTCGCCGGGATCACGAGCGCGCTCTCGGCCGCCCGCGCGGGCGCCGACGTGCGCCTCGTCTCCTACAAGCAGAGCACGCTCCGGCACGCCTCCGGGCTCGTCGACCTCCTGGGCTACGCGCCCGACGGCGAGGGCCCGCTCGTCGATCCCTACGCGGCGATCCCGGACCTCCCCGAATCGCACCCGTACCGGACCGTCGGCGTCGACGGGGTGCGAGAGGCGATGGCGCTCTTCGACGACGTCGCCGGGGACTATCGGGGCGGCCACACCGACGCCAACGCGCTCGTTCCAACCCACGGCGGCACGGTCAAGCCGACCGCGCGCTACCCCGCGAGCGCGGCCGCCGGCCTCGCGAGCGACGACCGCGACGTCCTGCTGGTCGGCTTCGAGTCGCTCTCGGACTTCGACGCGCCGCACGTCGCCGCCCACCTCCGCGCGGCCGGCGTCCCCTTCGACGTCCGCGGCGTCACGGTCCGCTTCCCCGGCGACCTCAACGCCGACGCGAAGGTCACGCGCTACGCGAAACTGCTCGACACCGACGGGTCGGTGACCGTCCGCGGCCGCGAGCGGCCCGCCCGCGACGCGCTCGCCGAGCGCGTGAACACCGAACTGGAGGGCGAGGCGCGCGTCGGCTTCCCGGCGGTCCTCGGCGACGACGCGGCCCGAGACGTCCGGGAGTCGCTCGCCGACCGCCTCGGCGCCGACGTCTTCGAGGTGCCGATGGGGCCGCCGTCGCTGCCGGGGCTCCGGCTCGAAGACGCGCTCTTCGACGCGCTCGACGCCGCGGGCGCGCGCTTCGAGACCGGAAACCCCGTCGTCGGCTACGACGCCGACGGCGACAGCGTCGCCAGCGTCTCCGTCGAGAAGAACGGCGCCGAGATCCCCTACGCGGCCGACGAGTACGTCCTCGCGACCGGCGGGCTCGTCGGCAAGGGCGTCGAGTCCGAGCGCGACCGCGTCTACGAACCGATCTTCGACTGCCACGTCTCCCACCCCGAGGACCGCTACGAGTGGTCGGACTTCGACGCGTTCGGCGACCACGCCTTCGCGCGGTTCGGCGTGCGCACCGACGGCGACCTGCGGCCGCTGGACGGCGACGGCGCGCCGGAGTTCGAGAACCTCGCGGCCGCCGGCGCGGTGCTCGGCGGCCACGACTTCGCGGCCGAGAAGTCCGGGAGCGGGGTGTCGATCGCGACGGGCCACGCCGCGGGCCGAAACGCGGCGCGGAGGGCACGATCACGATGA
- a CDS encoding anaerobic glycerol-3-phosphate dehydrogenase subunit C, translating to MSDAERPFEPIEPNAGEDFEPVDVFPDSTDFDLRPGADSCYKCSACDTNCPVAEVDDDFPGPKFQGPEQWRLKQQDDDYGVDESVMDCSNCMRCDSACPSGVPLSQMHNTARGEYVEEEMSKLSVEYWRNRILANYRTSAWLASKAPRLANVAMNFGPARWLMEKTMGITSERDFPAFATETFREWWERKGAAAGSRERAQEHRERRGEPRDADKRVAYFHGCYANYNTPEVGKSMVRVFEHFGYEVVVPEQGCSGTPMFANGMLSDARRHAEVNVSSFADLVDQGYDAIASCTSCSMALRQEYPELFDIDGIDDVAKHTFESVEYLRIHEDLREELREADVDGDLAREFAYHAPCHARNQGLERQAVELFRDLDGVDVADVGDSCSGISGTYGWKDEKYEKSMAIGEEMFEHMEATEGETGMTECPTCAMQMEHGTGYEIRHPLELLDAALVE from the coding sequence ATGAGCGACGCAGAGCGACCATTCGAACCCATCGAACCGAACGCGGGCGAGGACTTCGAGCCGGTCGACGTCTTCCCCGACAGCACCGACTTCGACCTCCGCCCCGGCGCGGACTCCTGCTACAAGTGCTCGGCCTGCGATACGAACTGCCCGGTCGCGGAGGTCGACGACGACTTCCCCGGGCCGAAGTTCCAGGGCCCCGAGCAGTGGCGGCTCAAGCAGCAGGACGACGACTACGGCGTCGACGAGTCCGTGATGGACTGCTCGAACTGCATGCGCTGCGACAGCGCCTGCCCCTCCGGCGTCCCCCTCTCGCAGATGCACAACACCGCCCGCGGGGAGTACGTCGAAGAGGAGATGTCCAAGCTCTCCGTCGAGTACTGGCGCAACCGCATCCTCGCGAACTACCGCACGTCGGCGTGGCTGGCGAGCAAGGCCCCCCGACTGGCGAACGTCGCGATGAACTTCGGGCCCGCGCGGTGGCTGATGGAGAAGACGATGGGGATCACGAGCGAGCGCGACTTCCCCGCGTTCGCCACCGAGACCTTCCGGGAGTGGTGGGAGCGGAAGGGCGCCGCCGCCGGCTCCCGCGAGCGCGCACAGGAGCACCGCGAGCGCCGCGGCGAGCCCCGCGACGCCGACAAACGGGTCGCGTACTTCCACGGCTGTTACGCGAACTACAACACCCCCGAGGTGGGCAAGTCGATGGTCCGGGTCTTCGAGCACTTCGGCTACGAGGTCGTCGTCCCCGAGCAGGGCTGTTCGGGCACGCCGATGTTCGCCAACGGGATGCTCTCCGACGCGCGCCGCCACGCGGAGGTCAACGTCTCGTCCTTCGCGGACCTCGTCGACCAGGGTTACGACGCCATCGCCTCCTGTACCTCCTGTTCGATGGCGCTCCGCCAGGAGTACCCCGAACTGTTCGACATCGACGGCATCGACGACGTCGCGAAACACACCTTCGAGTCCGTCGAGTACCTCCGGATCCACGAGGACCTCCGCGAGGAACTCCGAGAGGCGGACGTCGACGGCGACCTCGCGCGGGAGTTCGCCTACCACGCGCCGTGTCACGCGCGGAATCAGGGGCTCGAACGCCAGGCGGTCGAGCTCTTCCGCGACCTCGACGGCGTCGACGTCGCGGACGTCGGCGACTCTTGCTCGGGCATCTCCGGCACCTACGGCTGGAAGGACGAGAAGTACGAGAAGTCGATGGCGATCGGCGAGGAGATGTTCGAGCATATGGAGGCCACAGAGGGCGAGACCGGGATGACCGAGTGCCCGACGTGCGCGATGCAGATGGAACACGGGACCGGCTACGAGATCAGACACCCGCTGGAACTGCTCGACGCCGCGCTCGTCGAGTGA